The window AAAGTTGAATTGCTTGAAACCGGTATCAAAGTTGTTGACCTCCTTGTTCCTTTCCCCAAGGGCGGAAAAATGGGTCTCTTCGGTGGTGCTGGTGTTGGTAAAACCGTTATTCTCATGGAAATGATTAACAACATTGCGAAACAGCACGGTGGTAAATCCTGCTTCGCCGGTGTTGGTGAGCGTACCCGTGAAGGTAATGACCTCTATCACGAAATGAAAGATGCTGGAGTTCTGGAGAAATCCGCTCTAGTATACGGACAGATGAACGAACCTCCGGGAGCACGTGCTCGTGTTGCTCTGACAGCTCTCACCATCGCTGAATACTTCCGTGATGTTGAAGGTGAAGACGTTCTTCTGTTTGTTGATAATATATTCCGCTTCACACAGGCCGGTTCCGAAGTTTCCGCACTTCTCGGACGTATGCCTTCAGCTGTTGGTTACCAGCCTACTCTGGGTACTGACCTTGGTGGACTTCAGGAACGTATTACTTCTACGAACAAAGGTTCTATCACCTCTGTTCAGGCTGTATACGTACCTGCCGATGACCTTACTGACCCGGCTCCGGCTACTACCTTCTCTCATCTTGACGGAACACTTGTTCTTTCCCGTCAGATTGCAGAACTTGGTATCTATCCTGCTGTTGACCCTCTTGACTCCACTTCACGTATTCTCGACCCGAATATTCTCGGTGAAGAGCATTACAACACTGCTCGTGAAGTTCAGATGGTTCTGCAGAAATATAAAGACCTTCAGGACATCATCGCCATTCTCGGAATGGACGAATTGTCTGATGAAGATAAACAGACTGTTGCTCGTGCTCGTCGCATTCAGCGTTTCCTCTCTCAGCCTTTCCACGTTGCTGAAGTTTTCACCGGTACCCCCGGCGTTTACGTAAAGCTCGAGGATTCAGTTAAGGCATTCAGAGGAATTCTTGACGGCAAGTACGATGATATGGCTGAAAACTCTTTCTACATGGTTGGCGCAATCGAAGAAGCCATCGAAAAAGAGAAAAACAAATAGCATAGGACGCGATTATGGCTAGTAAGCTCCTCTTGGAAATCGTTACTCCTGATCGCAAGGTCCTTTCTCAGGAAGTCGACTATGTCGGCGCACCTGGG is drawn from Desulfovibrio gilichinskyi and contains these coding sequences:
- the atpD gene encoding F0F1 ATP synthase subunit beta; amino-acid sequence: MSKIIGKIVQVIGAVVDVEFPEGQLPNILTAVQIDNPNNTDAPDLICEVAQHLGNNVVRTIAMDATEGLVRGMDVNALGIAITVPVGDAVLGRILNVVGRPVDELGPIASDKVMPIHRSAPDFTELSTKVELLETGIKVVDLLVPFPKGGKMGLFGGAGVGKTVILMEMINNIAKQHGGKSCFAGVGERTREGNDLYHEMKDAGVLEKSALVYGQMNEPPGARARVALTALTIAEYFRDVEGEDVLLFVDNIFRFTQAGSEVSALLGRMPSAVGYQPTLGTDLGGLQERITSTNKGSITSVQAVYVPADDLTDPAPATTFSHLDGTLVLSRQIAELGIYPAVDPLDSTSRILDPNILGEEHYNTAREVQMVLQKYKDLQDIIAILGMDELSDEDKQTVARARRIQRFLSQPFHVAEVFTGTPGVYVKLEDSVKAFRGILDGKYDDMAENSFYMVGAIEEAIEKEKNK